Proteins encoded in a region of the Zea mays cultivar B73 chromosome 4, Zm-B73-REFERENCE-NAM-5.0, whole genome shotgun sequence genome:
- the LOC100273572 gene encoding uncharacterized isoform X1, with product MGAFCSCLQPDYSDHHGNQTSSAFRNCMCLRCFTQQLINAYTVLFRAGAVHSVSPAIEATPVDSTESSFDTYRSPPRPLPYDDPRFSPPARDWLRSENPSHSPEESEPLRANEDDEEMETPSIIQKASKTNYNTKMKICSSTYGDKVPPREHGNYFSYFSPSAEDEDVCPTCLEDYDSENPRIVMQCSHHFHLGCIYEWMERSEACPVCGKKMEFDETT from the exons ATGGGAGCTTTCTGTTCATGTCTGCAACCTGATTATTCGGACCACCATGGAAACCAAACTTCTTCAGCGTTTAGGAACTGCATGTGCCTCAGATGCTTTACCCAGCAGCTGATCAATGCG TATACTGTTTTGTTCCGAGCTGGAGCAGTGCATTCTGTTTCCCCCGCTATTGAAGCCACTCCTGTTGATTCAACTGAAAGCTCCTTCGATACATATCGTTCGCCCCCAAGACCTCTGCCCTATGATGATCCACGATTTTCCCCTCCTGCTCGTGACTGGTTAAGGAGTGAGAACCCAAGCCATTCCCCAGAGGAATCGGAACCACTTAGAGCAAATGAGGATGATGAAGAAATGGAAACACCAAGTATAATACAGAAGGCAAGTAAAACAAACTACAACACAAAAATGAAAATCTGCAGCTCTACTTATGGTGATAAGGTGCCACCAAGGGAACATGGAAATTACTTCAGCTATTTTTCCCCATCTGCTGAAGATGAAGATGTCTGTCCAACTTGTCTTGAAG ATTATGATTCTGAGAATCCTAGGATAGTAATGCAGTGCTCACACCATTTCCACCTTGGCTGTATTTATGAGTGGATGGAAAGAAGTGAGGCATGCCCTGTCTGTGGAAAG AAGATGGAGTTTGACGAGACAACATAA
- the LOC100281623 gene encoding Protein SPIRAL1-like 2-like: MGRGRGVSYGGGQSSLSYLFGGGGGDEAAAAPAKPAAAAPAPAPVPAAADGEKLKGIPAGVRGNQSQTNNYFRAQGQNCGNFLTDRPSTKVHAAPGGGSSLGYLFGGGPPGSK, translated from the exons ATGGGCCGCGGCCGGGGCGTGAGCTACGGGGGCGGGCAGAGCTCGCTGAGCTACCtcttcggcggcggcggcggcgacgaggcCGCCGCGGCGCCCGCCAAGCCGGCTGCGGCGGCGCCTGCGCCTGCGCCGGTGCCGGCGGCAGCAGACGGCGAGAAGCTCAAGGGGATCCCGGCCGGCGTCCGCGGCAACCAGAGCCAGACCAACAACTACTTCCGGGCGCAGGGGCAGAACTGCGGCAACTTCCTCACG gaccgcccgtcgaccaaggtgCACGCCGCGCCGGGCGGCGGCTCGTCGCTCGGCTACCTCTTCGGCGGCGGACCTCCCGGGAGCAAGTGA
- the LOC100273572 gene encoding uncharacterized LOC100273572, with translation MLLGWMGTTGMVFWCAVLPGPKALRPSPRLQEEETLLSISDFFSLWTCVSVQQRLLWNYLILLPAIDRYRRSDGAVASISTSTSICIEPIWDFGEGGACLYCTASASVHILWAFAILSGLLTIQFWFKERLSEVSWIMGAFCSCLQPDYSDHHGNQTSSAFRNCMCLRCFTQQLINAYTVLFRAGAVHSVSPAIEATPVDSTESSFDTYRSPPRPLPYDDPRFSPPARDWLRSENPSHSPEESEPLRANEDDEEMETPSIIQKASKTNYNTKMKICSSTYGDKVPPREHGNYFSYFSPSAEDEDVCPTCLEDYDSENPRIVMQCSHHFHLGCIYEWMERSEACPVCGKKMEFDETT, from the exons ATGCTGTTGGGTTGGATGGGGACTACGGGGATGGTATTTTGGTGCGCGGTGCTGCCGGGGCCCAAAGCTTTGCGTCCAAGTCCCAGATTGCAGGAAGAGGAAACTTTGTTGTCAATTTCAGATTTCTTTTCTCTGTGGACGTGTGTGTCTGTCCAACAACGCCTTCTCTGGAATTACCTGATTTTGCTGCCTGCCATTGATAGGTATCGACGATCAGACGGAGCAGTTGCTTCAATCTCGACTTCGACCTCCATCTGCATTGAACCCATTTGGGATTTTGGAGAGGGGGGTGCTTGCTTGTATTGCACAGCATCTGCATCAGTTCACATTCTTTGGGCATTTGCTATCTTGTCAGGCTTGCTGACTATACAGTTCTGGTTCAAGGAACGCCTTTCTGAGGTCTCTTGGATTATGGGAGCTTTCTGTTCATGTCTGCAACCTGATTATTCGGACCACCATGGAAACCAAACTTCTTCAGCGTTTAGGAACTGCATGTGCCTCAGATGCTTTACCCAGCAGCTGATCAATGCG TATACTGTTTTGTTCCGAGCTGGAGCAGTGCATTCTGTTTCCCCCGCTATTGAAGCCACTCCTGTTGATTCAACTGAAAGCTCCTTCGATACATATCGTTCGCCCCCAAGACCTCTGCCCTATGATGATCCACGATTTTCCCCTCCTGCTCGTGACTGGTTAAGGAGTGAGAACCCAAGCCATTCCCCAGAGGAATCGGAACCACTTAGAGCAAATGAGGATGATGAAGAAATGGAAACACCAAGTATAATACAGAAGGCAAGTAAAACAAACTACAACACAAAAATGAAAATCTGCAGCTCTACTTATGGTGATAAGGTGCCACCAAGGGAACATGGAAATTACTTCAGCTATTTTTCCCCATCTGCTGAAGATGAAGATGTCTGTCCAACTTGTCTTGAAG ATTATGATTCTGAGAATCCTAGGATAGTAATGCAGTGCTCACACCATTTCCACCTTGGCTGTATTTATGAGTGGATGGAAAGAAGTGAGGCATGCCCTGTCTGTGGAAAG AAGATGGAGTTTGACGAGACAACATAA